In one Vicinamibacteria bacterium genomic region, the following are encoded:
- the phnE gene encoding phosphonate ABC transporter, permease protein PhnE produces the protein MNFMPWLLLAGLCAAAVASFAYLGLDLSGLTSGEGQRRMLEFVAAFFPPETSPAFLARVFKGSLQTLAISAVGTLLAAVFGVLAALPAGGRLGRMARGPARVGLNLLRSIPELVWAVLMVLAAGVGPFAGTLALAVHTTGVLGRLFAETLENSPPGPTAALRDSGGSAVASFLYGTLPVALPQFSSYTLYRWENNIRMATVLGFVGAGGLGQMLYVSLSLFKQSEAASVLIAMLVIVALVDLLSAWLRERLAG, from the coding sequence ATGAACTTCATGCCTTGGCTGCTGCTGGCCGGACTCTGTGCGGCGGCGGTGGCGAGCTTCGCGTACCTCGGTCTCGATCTCTCCGGGCTGACGAGCGGCGAAGGGCAGCGCCGGATGCTGGAATTCGTGGCCGCATTCTTTCCGCCCGAGACCTCCCCGGCATTCTTGGCCAGGGTCTTTAAGGGCTCCCTCCAGACTCTGGCCATCTCCGCCGTGGGCACCCTTCTGGCGGCAGTCTTCGGCGTACTCGCGGCCCTGCCCGCGGGGGGGCGACTGGGTCGGATGGCCCGGGGGCCGGCACGCGTTGGGCTCAACTTGCTGCGCTCGATTCCAGAGCTGGTGTGGGCGGTGTTGATGGTGCTGGCGGCAGGGGTGGGGCCGTTCGCGGGGACCCTGGCCCTTGCCGTTCACACCACGGGCGTGCTGGGCCGTCTGTTTGCGGAGACCCTGGAGAACTCGCCGCCGGGTCCCACGGCCGCGTTGCGCGACTCGGGTGGCTCGGCGGTAGCCTCCTTTCTCTACGGTACCCTGCCCGTGGCGCTGCCGCAGTTCAGCTCCTACACGCTGTATCGCTGGGAAAACAACATCCGCATGGCCACCGTGCTGGGCTTCGTGGGAGCGGGCGGGCTGGGGCAGATGCTCTACGTCTCGCTGTCCCTCTTCAAGCAGAGCGAAGCGGCCTCGGTGCTCATTGCCATGCTCGTCATCGTCGCCCTGGTCGACCTTCTGAGCGCTTGGTTGCGAGAGCGTCTCGCTGGTTGA
- a CDS encoding TlpA disulfide reductase family protein: MMTEPVRRLGLSIALVALASGASATAPVPRTSQDFAIVEPTGGQTLLSRWKGKVVVLEFVLVDCPHCARVSQLLAKLHKELGPRGFQPVGVAFDNGISGKKATDFALRVGATYPIGYSTAAAVDSYLGRTAAERVMVPQIVVIDRKGTIRAQSRPVRESALEDESHLRDLIETLLKESAGATTRERPALSPSREPALVMDPDR, encoded by the coding sequence ATGATGACTGAACCCGTCCGGAGGCTTGGCCTTTCGATCGCTCTCGTGGCCCTTGCGTCGGGGGCGTCTGCCACCGCACCCGTGCCCCGCACATCACAGGACTTTGCGATCGTGGAACCCACCGGGGGGCAGACGCTGCTGTCCCGTTGGAAGGGCAAGGTGGTGGTGCTGGAGTTCGTACTCGTCGACTGCCCACACTGCGCCCGCGTGTCACAACTGCTAGCTAAGCTCCACAAGGAGTTGGGTCCCCGTGGCTTTCAGCCCGTCGGCGTGGCCTTCGACAACGGCATTAGCGGGAAGAAAGCTACGGACTTTGCGCTGCGCGTTGGAGCCACCTATCCCATCGGCTACAGCACCGCCGCCGCTGTCGATAGCTACTTGGGTCGCACCGCGGCGGAGCGGGTCATGGTGCCCCAGATTGTTGTCATCGATCGCAAGGGGACCATACGGGCCCAGAGTCGGCCGGTGCGTGAATCGGCCTTGGAAGACGAGAGCCACTTGCGCGATCTCATTGAGACCCTTCTGAAGGAGAGCGCGGGAGCGACGACCCGCGAGCGCCCGGCTCTTTCTCCCTCGCGGGAACCCGCGCTGGTCATGGACCCGGATCGCTAG
- a CDS encoding ATP-binding cassette domain-containing protein, which yields MKVLIDGLTLTLPGDHRALAGLSLAIEYGERVAIIGPSGAGKTSLLRVIASSIRPTSGTVELDGADPWGLSRAALRFLRARIGLIHQSPPLPPRQRVVTAVLAGRLGVWPLWKSLASLLYPLDIPGVRDTLTRLEVADRLFDRCGRLSGGQLQRVGVARVLYQRPQLMLADEPVSSLDPQLADRVIGELNREATLRGVTLVASLHAVDLALTWFPRIVGVRNGTIAFDLPRASVTTALLTDLYASESPVPPTQDNRLIELPERGVKPHPIYR from the coding sequence GTGAAAGTCCTCATTGACGGGCTGACGCTCACGCTGCCCGGCGACCATCGCGCCCTCGCCGGGCTGAGCCTTGCCATCGAGTACGGGGAGCGGGTGGCCATTATCGGCCCGTCGGGGGCAGGCAAGACGAGCCTGCTTCGCGTCATTGCCTCGTCGATCCGGCCAACTTCGGGCACCGTGGAGCTTGACGGCGCCGACCCCTGGGGTCTATCGCGGGCGGCCCTGCGCTTCCTGCGTGCGCGCATTGGCCTCATCCACCAGTCTCCGCCGCTGCCCCCCCGACAACGAGTGGTCACGGCGGTTCTGGCCGGGCGCCTGGGCGTCTGGCCGCTCTGGAAGAGCCTAGCTTCGCTCCTCTATCCGCTGGACATTCCCGGGGTGCGGGATACCCTCACCCGGCTCGAGGTGGCGGATCGCTTGTTCGACCGGTGCGGCCGCCTTTCCGGCGGGCAGCTGCAACGGGTCGGTGTGGCCCGGGTGCTGTACCAGCGGCCCCAATTGATGCTTGCCGACGAGCCCGTCTCCTCCCTCGATCCGCAACTTGCCGACCGGGTGATCGGCGAGTTGAACCGAGAAGCGACCCTGCGCGGCGTGACTCTGGTGGCCAGCCTTCACGCCGTGGATCTCGCCCTGACCTGGTTCCCGCGCATTGTGGGGGTGCGGAACGGTACCATCGCCTTCGACCTTCCCCGCGCGAGCGTCACCACCGCGCTGCTCACCGACCTGTATGCCTCAGAATCTCCGGTGCCCCCCACTCAGGACAATCGCTTGATCGAGCTGCCGGAGCGGGGCGTCAAACCCCACCCCATCTACCGATGA
- a CDS encoding LuxR C-terminal-related transcriptional regulator gives MRLFFWGIDGFVELHEAWQRELSQAMRKILRGEVWVPRAVMLAFIKTTKALLNAPLLSGHSLTAREGQVLWLLMRHLSNKEISSALGISERTAKFHVSNVLSKLQIDDRRGLSPDKLALKGEGFAAED, from the coding sequence ATGCGGCTTTTCTTTTGGGGCATCGATGGCTTCGTGGAACTGCACGAGGCGTGGCAGAGGGAACTGTCCCAGGCCATGCGGAAGATCCTCCGGGGAGAAGTCTGGGTGCCCCGCGCGGTCATGTTGGCATTCATCAAGACCACCAAGGCGCTGCTGAACGCCCCCTTGCTGTCCGGTCACTCTCTCACGGCCCGGGAGGGACAGGTGCTTTGGCTTCTGATGCGTCATTTGTCGAACAAGGAGATTTCCAGTGCCCTGGGCATCTCGGAACGCACGGCTAAGTTTCACGTCTCAAATGTTCTCAGCAAGCTGCAGATCGATGACCGGCGCGGTCTTTCTCCCGACAAACTCGCGCTGAAGGGCGAGGGGTTCGCGGCCGAAGACTGA
- a CDS encoding VWA domain-containing protein, producing the protein MCCAGAVNSLLRVRSRSLLTGVPFVVHLLPITLSCWFGALGAQAADQPAPRFETRVEVVKVSVLVHGAEGPILGLRSTDFEVRDNGVPQALEGVVFEELPLNVILDFDVSGSMNFDVSQSVKGQRMTALKSAAHALVAGLRPGDQAALLTFATMVRLRQPLTSDLTALHTRINALEGEGGTSLVDGTFSAIALGDAVPGRVLAVVFTDGQENTSWLRQSDVLDAAKRSEVVVYGVRVGGEDSGFLDDVASTTGGRRLQAGSPEGLQQAFLEILREFRTRYLLRYTPRGIKREGWHRLDVRVKGRPAKVLLRKGYLVTP; encoded by the coding sequence GTGTGTTGCGCCGGGGCGGTAAACTCTCTATTGAGGGTACGCTCTCGTAGCCTCCTTACCGGGGTCCCCTTCGTGGTTCACCTGCTTCCCATAACTCTCAGCTGCTGGTTCGGCGCGCTCGGTGCCCAAGCTGCCGACCAGCCGGCGCCGCGCTTTGAAACGCGAGTCGAAGTCGTGAAGGTCAGTGTCCTCGTGCACGGAGCCGAGGGTCCGATCCTGGGTCTCCGCTCCACGGATTTCGAGGTACGTGACAACGGAGTGCCGCAGGCACTCGAAGGCGTGGTTTTCGAGGAACTCCCGCTGAACGTCATCCTAGACTTCGACGTGAGCGGGAGCATGAACTTCGACGTTAGCCAAAGCGTGAAGGGACAGAGGATGACCGCGCTGAAAAGCGCGGCTCACGCGCTCGTCGCCGGCTTGCGGCCGGGCGATCAGGCGGCCCTTCTCACCTTCGCGACGATGGTTCGCCTGCGCCAACCCCTCACCTCTGATCTCACCGCCCTTCATACCCGCATCAACGCCCTCGAGGGAGAGGGGGGCACGTCGCTGGTGGACGGCACCTTTTCCGCGATCGCCCTGGGCGATGCTGTCCCGGGGCGCGTCCTAGCTGTCGTCTTCACTGATGGTCAGGAGAATACGAGTTGGCTTCGCCAAAGCGACGTTCTGGACGCGGCCAAGCGTAGTGAAGTCGTGGTCTACGGCGTGCGCGTGGGTGGGGAGGACTCGGGTTTCCTAGACGATGTCGCATCCACGACGGGCGGCCGGCGTTTGCAGGCGGGGTCGCCCGAGGGATTGCAACAGGCTTTTCTCGAGATCCTGAGGGAGTTTCGGACCCGGTACCTCCTGAGGTACACGCCGCGGGGCATCAAGCGGGAGGGTTGGCACCGCCTCGACGTACGCGTGAAGGGACGGCCTGCAAAGGTGCTGCTGCGAAAAGGCTACCTGGTCACGCCATGA
- a CDS encoding tetratricopeptide repeat protein, giving the protein MAGGIGCAKLVEEYRHGDRQPAITETIDRTVIAYAKLVEEYRHGDSNRAIAEVIDWKPEAVLDAIQEVEKAERPPLAGGPARDVLASFPAAVMLHTEAGLYLNYRRGVGPNQWPLAMRLAELKPVTSEQGAFLRAWYHAFGLYLLGSYLHPEAFALLGRGLQRFPDDVSIALALGQASESIGTVPRKGELVFVRPDPSKERKFPLRAAEDIYRSLLARDPLLGEAKLRLGRVLALTGRADLALGELRVVATGNDARLRYLAHLFSGDILRRGSRLVDARPEFRQALDAWPGGQAAALGLAETLHSLGERAKAASGLTAAIQDNGDSVRSDPFRSYSVGDEAEQRQLLEMVKAMARK; this is encoded by the coding sequence ATGGCGGGCGGGATCGGATGCGCGAAGCTGGTGGAGGAGTACCGGCACGGTGACCGTCAGCCGGCGATCACGGAGACCATCGACCGGACCGTGATCGCGTACGCGAAGCTAGTGGAGGAGTACCGGCACGGCGACAGTAACCGCGCGATTGCGGAGGTCATCGACTGGAAACCGGAGGCCGTCTTGGACGCAATCCAGGAGGTCGAGAAAGCAGAGAGGCCACCTCTCGCCGGTGGGCCCGCAAGGGATGTTCTGGCGTCGTTTCCGGCGGCTGTCATGCTGCACACCGAGGCCGGCCTCTACCTCAACTACCGGCGCGGCGTCGGGCCCAACCAATGGCCCTTGGCGATGCGCCTGGCCGAACTCAAGCCCGTGACGTCAGAGCAGGGCGCCTTTCTCCGTGCGTGGTACCACGCCTTCGGTCTGTACCTTCTGGGCAGCTACCTGCATCCTGAGGCATTCGCCCTCCTCGGACGTGGTCTCCAGCGTTTCCCCGACGATGTTTCGATCGCGCTGGCGCTCGGGCAGGCCAGCGAGTCCATCGGCACCGTCCCCCGGAAGGGTGAGCTCGTGTTCGTGCGGCCCGACCCTTCAAAAGAGCGAAAGTTCCCCTTGCGCGCGGCAGAAGACATCTACCGTAGCCTCCTTGCCCGGGATCCCTTGCTGGGCGAGGCCAAGTTGCGCCTGGGGCGGGTCCTGGCGCTCACCGGCCGCGCCGATCTGGCGCTGGGCGAGCTTCGCGTCGTGGCGACTGGTAACGATGCCCGCCTCCGCTATCTGGCCCACCTCTTCTCGGGCGACATCCTCCGTCGTGGCTCGCGGCTCGTGGACGCGCGCCCGGAGTTCAGGCAGGCGCTCGATGCCTGGCCCGGCGGCCAAGCCGCGGCCCTCGGCCTGGCCGAGACGCTGCACTCCCTCGGCGAGAGGGCCAAAGCTGCCTCAGGGCTTACGGCTGCCATCCAAGATAACGGTGACTCCGTGCGTTCGGACCCGTTCCGCAGCTACTCCGTTGGCGACGAGGCCGAGCAGAGGCAGTTGCTGGAAATGGTGAAGGCCATGGCAAGGAAGTAA
- a CDS encoding ABC transporter permease subunit, producing MSTPPAERRDPAALPRLFIGLLAIGLLWPGLRLTEFSPATLFDPRSSEVTVRFLRSFFPLETSREFLRLVGKSTLETLAMATAGSALAVLIGFPLALIVTRRLSISAIGPTRGHRLAAGGRMPARGVLLLLRSVPEIVWALLLVRALGLGPAAAVLAIAINYGGMLGKVYHEIFESVDGLPTRAILEAGSGRLSAFFYGTFPLALPEFVSYSIYRWECAVRASAVMGFVGAGGLGQQLELSMRMLSGGEVSTILLVFFLLVLVADGLSAAMRRMLV from the coding sequence ATGAGCACCCCTCCGGCTGAGCGCCGCGACCCCGCGGCGCTGCCCCGCCTTTTCATCGGTCTCCTCGCCATCGGGTTGCTGTGGCCGGGGCTTCGCCTCACGGAGTTCAGCCCCGCGACGCTGTTCGACCCCCGGAGCAGCGAGGTCACGGTGCGTTTCCTCCGCAGCTTCTTTCCCCTCGAGACTTCCCGGGAGTTCCTACGGCTGGTGGGGAAGTCCACCCTGGAGACGCTGGCCATGGCGACCGCGGGCAGCGCGCTCGCGGTGCTCATCGGCTTTCCCTTGGCCCTCATAGTCACGCGCCGGCTGTCGATCTCCGCCATCGGGCCGACCCGCGGCCACCGGCTGGCCGCCGGCGGGCGCATGCCGGCGCGCGGGGTCCTGCTCCTGCTCCGCAGCGTCCCCGAGATCGTGTGGGCCCTGCTGCTGGTGCGCGCCCTCGGCCTCGGGCCCGCGGCGGCCGTGCTGGCGATCGCCATCAACTACGGCGGCATGCTGGGCAAGGTCTACCACGAGATCTTCGAGTCCGTGGACGGGCTCCCCACACGCGCGATCCTCGAAGCGGGCAGCGGCCGCCTCAGCGCCTTTTTCTACGGCACCTTTCCCCTCGCCCTACCCGAGTTCGTCTCCTACAGCATCTACCGCTGGGAGTGCGCGGTGCGCGCCTCCGCCGTCATGGGCTTCGTGGGCGCGGGTGGCCTCGGACAGCAGCTCGAGCTTTCGATGCGCATGCTCTCGGGGGGCGAAGTCAGCACCATCCTCCTGGTCTTCTTCCTCCTCGTCCTGGTGGCGGACGGCCTAAGCGCGGCGATGCGGCGGATGTTGGTATGA
- a CDS encoding putative selenate ABC transporter substrate-binding protein produces MLCVRALLATLLLWPLTASAADVLRVSAIPDEAPTELLRKFAPLGKYLEAEIGIPVEFFPVTDYAAVVESLAANKLDLAWLGGFTFVQARLKTGTAIPIVQRAEDEKFTSRFITAQDSGINRLADLKGKTFAFGSVSSTSGHLMPRYFLLQEKIDPDKDFKSVAFSGAHDATAAWVESGRVQAGVLNASVWDRLVEQKKVDISKVKVIATTPPYYDYNWTVRGDLDPKLVKKLTDAFLKLDPSNPAHKEILQLQRASRFIPTKAENYKGIEEAARASGLLK; encoded by the coding sequence ATGCTCTGTGTGCGAGCCTTGCTGGCGACCCTGCTCCTGTGGCCGTTGACGGCTTCCGCCGCCGACGTTCTCAGGGTGTCTGCCATTCCCGACGAGGCGCCCACCGAACTCCTGCGCAAGTTCGCGCCCCTCGGCAAGTATCTCGAGGCGGAGATCGGCATTCCGGTGGAATTCTTCCCCGTGACCGACTACGCGGCCGTGGTCGAGAGCTTGGCGGCCAACAAGCTCGATTTGGCCTGGCTGGGCGGGTTTACCTTCGTGCAGGCGAGGCTCAAGACCGGCACCGCCATCCCCATCGTCCAGCGGGCGGAGGACGAGAAGTTCACCAGCCGTTTCATCACCGCGCAGGACAGCGGCATCAACAGGCTTGCCGATCTGAAGGGCAAGACCTTTGCCTTCGGCTCCGTCTCCTCGACGTCCGGGCACCTGATGCCCCGCTATTTCCTGCTTCAGGAGAAAATCGATCCGGACAAGGACTTCAAGAGCGTCGCCTTCTCGGGGGCCCACGACGCGACGGCGGCCTGGGTGGAGTCGGGCCGCGTCCAAGCGGGCGTGCTCAACGCGTCCGTTTGGGACAGGCTTGTCGAGCAGAAGAAGGTCGATATCAGCAAGGTGAAGGTCATCGCTACCACGCCCCCCTACTACGACTACAATTGGACCGTTCGCGGCGACCTCGACCCCAAGCTGGTCAAGAAGCTTACCGATGCCTTCTTGAAGCTTGATCCAAGCAATCCCGCGCACAAGGAGATCCTGCAGCTCCAGCGTGCGAGCCGCTTCATCCCGACCAAGGCGGAGAACTACAAGGGCATCGAAGAGGCGGCCCGTGCATCCGGGCTCCTCAAATAG
- a CDS encoding ion channel, with translation MKREGHLNRPGAGVHTADEGRSGAVLTATPLRDDPNQDLGLGSRVAQKSRQRFLNRDGSFNVSRRGLSPLRSLSLYHWVLNVTWTRFFLLIALGYFAVNAFFATGYYLCGPGALLGSAGGSPAERFAEAFFFSVQTLATIGYGRMSPSGVPANLLVTFEALFGLMGFALATGLLFARVSRPSAQILFSESAVVAPYRDITAFMFRIVNERSNQLTQVEATVSLGLWEQVEGAPVRKFHELALERKRVVFMPLHWVIVHPINESSPLYGMSAQEFAAADAEVLILLTALDETFSQTVHARSSYKPQEVIWGAKFADMFHDSPDGRVSIDVAKLHLVEKVIEKA, from the coding sequence GTGAAGCGGGAAGGGCACTTAAATCGACCGGGGGCAGGAGTACACACGGCGGATGAGGGGAGGTCAGGAGCCGTCCTGACCGCCACTCCCCTCCGGGACGACCCCAACCAGGACCTGGGCCTCGGGAGCCGGGTCGCCCAGAAGAGCCGCCAGCGCTTCCTCAACCGGGACGGCAGCTTCAACGTCAGCCGCCGGGGGCTCTCCCCCCTCCGCTCCCTGAGCCTCTACCACTGGGTTTTGAACGTCACCTGGACGCGCTTCTTCCTGCTCATCGCCCTCGGCTACTTCGCGGTCAACGCGTTCTTCGCAACCGGCTATTACCTTTGCGGGCCGGGGGCCCTGCTGGGCAGCGCCGGCGGCTCCCCAGCGGAGCGCTTCGCGGAGGCGTTCTTCTTCAGCGTGCAGACCTTGGCCACCATCGGCTACGGCCGGATGAGCCCGAGCGGGGTCCCCGCCAACCTGCTCGTGACTTTCGAGGCCCTGTTCGGGCTCATGGGCTTCGCCCTCGCCACCGGCCTCCTCTTCGCCCGCGTCTCCCGCCCCAGCGCGCAGATCCTCTTCAGCGAGAGCGCGGTGGTCGCCCCCTATCGCGACATCACCGCCTTCATGTTCCGGATCGTCAACGAGCGCAGCAACCAGCTCACCCAGGTGGAGGCCACGGTCAGCCTCGGCCTTTGGGAGCAGGTGGAGGGGGCGCCGGTCCGCAAATTCCACGAGCTGGCCCTGGAGCGCAAGCGGGTCGTGTTCATGCCCTTGCACTGGGTGATCGTTCACCCCATCAACGAGTCGAGCCCTCTCTACGGGATGAGCGCGCAGGAGTTCGCGGCCGCGGACGCCGAGGTCCTGATCCTGCTCACCGCGCTCGACGAGACCTTCTCCCAGACCGTGCATGCCCGCTCCTCCTACAAACCCCAAGAGGTGATCTGGGGGGCCAAGTTCGCCGACATGTTCCACGACTCGCCCGACGGCCGCGTCAGCATCGACGTGGCAAAGCTCCACCTGGTCGAGAAGGTCATCGAGAAGGCCTAG
- a CDS encoding two-component regulator propeller domain-containing protein, translating into MAPKGSRRPPRLKGTLAVLAAGALLFVSPGVDAQGLDPRKALTQFKLDVWTTAEDLPQNSVTALVQTRDGYLWLGTYGGLGRFDGVRFTVFDTANTPELRSNGIQALLEDGRGALWIGTNGGGLSRFQDGRFTTFTAADGLSSDIVRALHEDHEGNLWIGTNDGLCRFRDGHFTTYTARDGLTNGVVRAIGEDQSGVLWIGTNGGGLERREGERFRATTTKDGLPSNFIFALLRARDGAFWIGTNGGGLCRQKDGRLETFTTREGLPSNIIWSLHEDAKGSLWVGTYGGGLARFRDGEFTAFTSRDGLSNDFVRAVWSDREGSLWIGTYSGGLCRLRDGKFTTYTTREGLSHNFARTVLEDRSGSLWIGTTGGGLCRLRQGAFRCYDARDGLAPDVRALYEDAAGVLWVGTAGAGLFRAKDVGFTRYTTAEGLAHLNVSAISPDGQGGLWIGTNGGGLSRFTGGRWTTLSTADGLAGNFVLATHADRNGILWVGTDGAGLSRLEQGRFTVFNRKNGLASDIVFCLHEDAGGTLWIGTSGGLSRLQDGKLTTLTTREGLLDDVVFQILEDGDGRFWLSGNRGISRVARSDLEAVASGSRRTVAAVGFGTADGMKTNECAGVAQPAGWKGRDGRLWFPTALGVVVVDPARIPRNTLPPPVKVEQIVADGVPVTAPEAPPGKERWEFQYTALSFLAPGKVEFKYRLDGFDREWIPAGRRRTAYYTRLPPGRYTFRVTASNNDGVWNEAGDTRALLIRPHFYETPWFYALSGLVVVLGAAGAYRLRVSTLQARQRELEGLVEARTRDVMREKERAEGARGEAERQKEIAQEADRMKGELLSIAAHDLKSPLQSIIGYTELMGADAAASPPTLEFAGQSARAAQRMLDIVNRLLQSDALERAGLPVVTHAVDVGRLALAVASVLESQAEAKKQRIHVSAPDASPVEGDEEWLSQVLENLLGNAIKYSPPRRSIWLSVERTPAVVRIEVRDEGPGLTEEDKAKLFGRFQRLSAQPTGGESATGLGLFIVKQLVDLHRGRIWAESDGPGRGARFLVELPLAETGLGASSATSVKQAG; encoded by the coding sequence ATGGCCCCGAAGGGTTCCCGTCGGCCCCCGCGCCTCAAGGGCACGCTCGCGGTCCTGGCCGCGGGGGCTCTCCTCTTCGTCTCCCCGGGAGTGGACGCCCAGGGCCTGGACCCGCGGAAAGCCCTCACCCAGTTCAAGCTAGACGTCTGGACCACCGCCGAGGACCTGCCCCAGAACTCCGTGACCGCCCTCGTGCAGACCCGGGATGGCTACCTGTGGCTGGGCACCTATGGCGGCCTCGGTCGCTTCGACGGGGTCCGCTTCACCGTCTTTGACACCGCCAACACCCCCGAGCTGCGGAGCAACGGCATCCAGGCTCTGCTCGAGGACGGCCGGGGCGCGCTCTGGATCGGGACCAACGGGGGGGGCCTCTCTCGCTTCCAGGACGGCCGCTTCACCACCTTCACCGCCGCCGACGGCCTCTCCAGCGACATCGTCCGCGCGCTGCATGAGGACCACGAGGGGAACCTCTGGATCGGCACCAACGACGGGCTCTGCCGCTTCCGGGACGGTCACTTCACCACTTACACCGCCCGGGATGGCCTGACCAACGGGGTGGTGCGCGCGATCGGAGAGGATCAATCGGGGGTGCTCTGGATCGGGACCAACGGAGGCGGGCTCGAACGGCGGGAGGGGGAGCGCTTCCGGGCCACAACCACCAAGGACGGCCTTCCCAGCAACTTCATCTTCGCCCTCCTCCGGGCCCGGGACGGCGCTTTCTGGATCGGGACGAACGGGGGCGGGCTCTGCCGGCAGAAGGATGGCCGGCTCGAGACCTTCACCACCCGCGAGGGCCTCCCCAGCAACATCATCTGGTCCCTCCACGAGGACGCCAAGGGCAGCCTCTGGGTGGGCACCTACGGGGGAGGGCTCGCCCGCTTCCGAGACGGAGAGTTCACCGCCTTCACCAGCCGGGATGGGCTGTCCAACGACTTCGTGCGCGCGGTGTGGTCGGACCGGGAAGGGAGCCTCTGGATCGGCACCTACAGCGGAGGGCTCTGCCGGCTGCGGGACGGAAAATTCACCACCTACACCACCCGCGAAGGGCTCTCCCACAACTTCGCCCGCACTGTCCTGGAGGACCGGAGCGGCTCCCTTTGGATCGGCACCACCGGGGGCGGTCTCTGCCGGCTGCGGCAGGGGGCCTTCCGCTGCTACGACGCCCGGGATGGGCTGGCCCCGGACGTGCGTGCCCTGTACGAGGACGCGGCGGGCGTACTCTGGGTGGGAACGGCGGGGGCGGGGCTGTTCCGGGCCAAGGATGTCGGGTTCACTCGCTACACCACCGCCGAGGGCCTGGCCCACTTGAACGTCTCCGCCATCTCGCCCGACGGCCAGGGCGGCCTCTGGATCGGGACCAACGGAGGAGGCCTGAGCCGGTTCACGGGCGGACGGTGGACGACCCTCTCCACCGCCGACGGCCTGGCCGGGAATTTCGTTCTCGCCACCCACGCCGACCGCAACGGGATCTTGTGGGTGGGAACGGACGGCGCGGGGCTCTCCCGCTTGGAGCAGGGACGCTTCACCGTCTTCAACCGCAAGAACGGACTGGCCAGCGACATCGTGTTCTGCCTCCACGAGGACGCAGGGGGAACGCTCTGGATCGGCACCTCGGGGGGCCTCTCCCGGCTCCAGGACGGGAAGCTCACGACCTTGACCACCCGGGAGGGCCTTCTGGATGACGTGGTCTTTCAGATCCTGGAAGACGGGGACGGGCGCTTCTGGCTGAGCGGCAACCGGGGAATCTCCCGCGTGGCCCGGAGCGACCTGGAGGCGGTGGCTTCGGGGAGCCGCCGGACAGTGGCCGCGGTGGGCTTCGGCACCGCGGACGGCATGAAGACCAACGAGTGCGCCGGAGTGGCTCAGCCGGCGGGCTGGAAGGGCCGGGACGGGCGGCTTTGGTTCCCCACCGCCTTGGGCGTGGTGGTGGTGGACCCCGCGCGCATCCCCCGGAACACGCTCCCCCCTCCGGTGAAGGTCGAGCAGATCGTGGCGGACGGTGTGCCCGTGACCGCCCCCGAGGCACCCCCGGGCAAGGAGCGGTGGGAATTCCAGTACACCGCTCTCAGCTTCCTGGCCCCCGGCAAGGTCGAGTTCAAGTATCGGCTCGACGGCTTCGATCGTGAGTGGATTCCCGCGGGGCGGCGGCGGACGGCCTATTACACCCGCCTCCCCCCCGGCCGCTACACCTTCCGGGTCACCGCCTCCAACAACGACGGGGTGTGGAACGAAGCCGGCGACACGCGCGCGCTCCTCATCCGGCCGCACTTTTACGAGACGCCCTGGTTCTACGCGCTTTCCGGCCTAGTCGTCGTCCTCGGCGCGGCCGGCGCCTATCGCCTTCGCGTCAGCACCCTGCAAGCACGCCAGCGGGAGCTCGAGGGGCTAGTGGAGGCCCGTACGCGAGACGTGATGCGGGAGAAGGAGCGGGCGGAGGGGGCGCGGGGGGAAGCGGAGAGGCAGAAGGAGATCGCCCAGGAAGCGGACCGCATGAAGGGGGAACTGCTCTCCATCGCGGCCCACGACCTTAAGAGCCCCCTGCAGTCGATCATCGGATACACCGAGCTCATGGGGGCGGATGCCGCCGCCTCCCCCCCCACCTTGGAGTTCGCGGGGCAAAGCGCTCGTGCTGCCCAGCGGATGCTCGACATCGTGAATCGGCTGCTCCAGAGCGACGCTCTGGAGCGGGCAGGCCTGCCCGTCGTCACCCATGCCGTCGACGTCGGCCGTTTGGCCCTGGCCGTGGCCAGCGTCCTGGAGTCGCAGGCCGAGGCCAAGAAGCAGCGGATTCACGTCTCCGCCCCCGACGCCAGTCCGGTGGAGGGCGACGAGGAATGGCTGAGCCAGGTCCTGGAGAACCTACTGGGCAACGCGATCAAGTACTCGCCGCCCCGCCGCTCGATCTGGCTGAGCGTGGAGCGGACGCCGGCCGTCGTGCGCATCGAGGTCCGCGACGAGGGCCCCGGTCTGACGGAGGAGGACAAGGCCAAGCTCTTCGGGCGCTTCCAGCGTCTCTCCGCCCAGCCCACGGGGGGCGAGTCCGCGACCGGTTTGGGCCTGTTTATCGTGAAGCAGCTCGTGGACCTGCACCGGGGGCGCATCTGGGCGGAGAGCGATGGCCCGGGGCGGGGCGCGCGCTTCCTGGTCGAGCTCCCCCTGGCGGAAACGGGCCTCGGGGCCAGCTCCGCCACCAGCGTCAAGCAGGCCGGCTGA